From a region of the Eulemur rufifrons isolate Redbay chromosome 7, OSU_ERuf_1, whole genome shotgun sequence genome:
- the ATP6V1G1 gene encoding V-type proton ATPase subunit G 1 — MASQSQGIQQLLQAEKRAAEKVSEARKRKNRRLKQAKEEAQAEIEQYRLQREKEFKAKEAAALGSHGSCSTEVEKETQEKMTILQTYFRQNRDEVLDNLLAFVCDIRPEIHENYRING, encoded by the exons ATGGCCAGTCAGTCGCAGGGGATCCAGCAGCTGCTGCAGGCCGAGAAGCGGGCCGCCGAGAAGGTGTCCGAGGCCCGCAAGC gaaagaaccGGAGGCTGAAGCAGGCCAAAGAAGAGGCTCAGGCTGAAATTGAACAGTACCGCCTGCAGAGAGAGAAGGAGTTCAAGGCCAAGGAAGCTGCG GCACTGGGATCTCATGGCAGTTGCAGCACTGAAGTGGAGAAGGAGACCCAGGAGAAGATGACCATCCTCCAGACCTACTTCCGTCAGAACAGAGATGAAGTCTTGGACAACCTCTTGGCCTTTGTCTGCGACATCCGGCCAGAAATCCATGAAAACTACCGCATAAATGGATAG